From Nitrospiria bacterium, one genomic window encodes:
- a CDS encoding RNA methyltransferase, with the protein MTDPLKNISIVLVRPSRPGNIGSAARAIKNMGLSRLVLVQPAGHLSSDSYALAYGAHDVLERAKVFPSLRSALARVRHVVGTTARTHKGYGKPAPLMKTVPDILARAKRHPVAILFGPESSGLANDEIALCQSLVTIPAAAAHTSINLAQAVMVVAYELRRCAGTAAGQKTAADRDTVDTDQRERFYAELKEFLTTIGFVKGTQGTHVQADLRRIFGRAEPDERELRILRGIVRQVRWALTHR; encoded by the coding sequence ATGACCGATCCGCTCAAAAATATTTCGATCGTCCTCGTCCGGCCCAGCCGGCCCGGGAATATCGGCTCGGCCGCGCGCGCGATCAAGAACATGGGCCTGTCGCGGCTCGTCCTTGTTCAACCGGCCGGCCATCTCTCCTCCGATTCGTACGCCCTGGCCTACGGCGCCCATGATGTTCTCGAGCGCGCGAAGGTCTTCCCGTCCCTCCGCTCGGCCCTCGCCCGCGTCCGGCACGTGGTCGGCACCACCGCGCGGACGCACAAGGGCTACGGAAAACCGGCGCCGTTGATGAAAACCGTCCCGGACATCCTCGCCCGCGCGAAACGGCACCCGGTCGCGATCCTGTTCGGACCGGAGTCGTCGGGACTGGCGAACGACGAAATCGCCCTCTGCCAGTCGCTCGTCACGATCCCGGCCGCCGCGGCGCACACCTCGATCAACCTGGCCCAGGCCGTGATGGTCGTCGCGTACGAATTGAGGCGATGCGCCGGAACCGCCGCCGGGCAAAAAACCGCGGCCGATCGGGACACCGTCGACACCGATCAACGCGAGCGTTTTTACGCGGAGCTGAAGGAGTTCCTCACGACGATCGGTTTCGTGAAGGGGACGCAGGGAACGCATGTCCAGGCCGATCTGCGCCGGATCTTCGGCCGGGCCGAGCCGGACGAACGGGAGCTGCGCATCCTCCGCGGAATCGTCCGCCAGGTGCGATGGGCCTTGACGCATCGATAG
- a CDS encoding DUF4136 domain-containing protein: protein MNKKYPMIKGLHVLFLFCLMTSAAACSTIAVETRYEPSVDFSRFKTYNWALPSETSDNLQETIAAGRVGDLIEAAVERELAARGYEKEKRAGEKPDFFVAYRAHVDEKVDPMVITYSCPENICGQEIDLERYREGTLVLDIIKADSNQVVWHGTAVSVIGDPSGRKQAIEAAVRQLLKNFPPQ, encoded by the coding sequence ATGAATAAGAAATATCCGATGATTAAAGGGCTTCATGTTCTCTTTTTATTCTGTCTCATGACATCGGCCGCCGCCTGTTCCACAATCGCGGTCGAGACGCGCTATGAACCGTCCGTTGACTTTTCCCGATTCAAAACCTATAACTGGGCGCTTCCGTCGGAAACGAGCGATAACCTTCAAGAGACGATCGCAGCCGGACGGGTGGGCGACCTCATTGAAGCGGCGGTGGAGAGGGAACTGGCGGCTCGAGGATATGAAAAAGAAAAACGAGCGGGTGAGAAACCGGACTTTTTTGTGGCCTACCGCGCTCATGTTGATGAAAAGGTGGACCCGATGGTGATAACCTACTCTTGCCCGGAAAATATCTGCGGCCAGGAAATCGATCTTGAGCGATATAGAGAAGGCACGCTGGTGTTGGACATTATCAAGGCTGATTCAAATCAAGTGGTCTGGCATGGAACGGCGGTCAGTGTGATCGGTGATCCGTCCGGAAGGAAGCAGGCGATCGAGGCCGCGGTTCGTCAATTACTTAAAAACTTTCCACCCCAATAG
- a CDS encoding DEAD/DEAH box helicase translates to MATPFESLPIPQAVLDGVRRVGFTQCTEIQERTLPITLGGQDVAGQAQTGTGKTAAFLIAIFSRLLSLPPPPKSHLPSPRALVIAPTRELVVQILKDAQSLGSELPFRMLAVYGGIDYDEQRTALSQGPDILIGTPGRLIDYLKQKVYDFRKLQMLVIDEADRMFDMGFIRDLRYMLRKMPPYHARQSMLFSATLSFRVMELAYEHMNNPVKIEISPEQITAELVEQRLYHVEQAQKFSLLLGILKTEPWERLLIFVNTKREGERLEARLKQHGFHARAITGDLPQKTRLKVIEQFRAKTLPILVATDVASRGLHIEAVSHVINYDLPQDPKDYVHRIGRTARAGATGQAISLVCEEFAFSLEEIETLIGHKIPVIWAEDKDFVTPLPEPPRHEYRRHGPPQHGRPHQPSGQHGRGPGGPRPQNRQRRTGHH, encoded by the coding sequence GTGGCGACACCCTTTGAGAGTTTACCCATTCCCCAGGCCGTTCTGGACGGCGTACGGCGCGTCGGTTTCACGCAATGCACCGAGATCCAGGAGCGCACCCTTCCGATCACGCTCGGGGGCCAGGACGTCGCCGGACAGGCCCAGACCGGCACGGGAAAAACCGCGGCCTTCCTGATCGCGATTTTCTCGCGCCTCCTCTCCCTTCCCCCGCCGCCGAAAAGCCATCTCCCCTCTCCGCGGGCGCTCGTGATCGCCCCTACGCGCGAGCTGGTCGTCCAGATCTTGAAAGACGCGCAGTCGCTCGGCTCCGAACTTCCGTTCCGGATGCTGGCCGTGTACGGCGGCATCGATTACGACGAGCAGCGGACGGCCCTCTCCCAGGGGCCGGACATTCTGATCGGCACCCCCGGCCGCCTGATTGATTATCTCAAACAAAAGGTTTACGACTTCCGGAAGCTCCAGATGCTGGTGATCGACGAGGCCGACCGGATGTTCGACATGGGATTCATCCGGGACCTGCGCTACATGCTCCGCAAGATGCCGCCCTATCACGCCCGCCAGTCGATGCTCTTCTCGGCCACGCTGTCCTTCCGCGTGATGGAGCTGGCTTACGAGCACATGAACAACCCGGTCAAGATCGAGATCTCGCCGGAGCAGATCACGGCCGAGCTGGTCGAGCAGCGGCTCTACCACGTCGAGCAGGCCCAGAAATTTTCCCTGTTGCTGGGGATTTTAAAAACCGAACCGTGGGAACGGCTCTTGATCTTCGTGAACACGAAGCGCGAAGGGGAACGGCTGGAGGCGAGGCTGAAACAGCACGGCTTTCATGCCCGCGCGATCACGGGCGATCTGCCCCAGAAGACCCGTCTCAAGGTGATCGAGCAGTTCCGCGCCAAGACGCTGCCGATCCTGGTCGCGACCGACGTGGCCTCGCGCGGCCTCCATATCGAGGCGGTCAGCCACGTAATCAATTACGATCTTCCGCAGGACCCGAAGGATTATGTCCACCGGATCGGACGGACCGCGCGCGCCGGCGCGACCGGGCAGGCGATCAGCCTCGTCTGCGAGGAGTTCGCCTTCTCGTTGGAAGAGATCGAAACACTGATCGGCCACAAGATCCCGGTGATCTGGGCCGAGGACAAGGACTTCGTCACGCCGCTTCCCGAACCGCCCCGCCATGAATACCGTCGTCACGGACCGCCCCAGCACGGAAGACCGCACCAACCTTCCGGACAACACGGCCGCGGGCCCGGCGGACCGCGGCCGCAAAACCGCCAGCGCCGAACCGGGCATCATTGA
- a CDS encoding globin produces the protein MDVDEVLKSFRRVPEGRLADRFYEIFLKTDPRFKPLFAKTDFERQKELLVHGIFALLEYAKGSATGRMAVRRLGELHSRKRMNITKDMYPVWVFCLIQALREVDPQFTPLLETQWREALQKGIDLMVEME, from the coding sequence ATGGACGTCGACGAGGTGTTGAAAAGTTTCCGAAGGGTTCCCGAGGGCCGGTTGGCGGACCGGTTCTATGAAATTTTTCTGAAGACCGATCCGAGGTTCAAGCCCCTGTTCGCAAAAACGGATTTCGAGCGGCAGAAGGAACTGCTTGTGCACGGCATCTTCGCTTTGCTGGAGTACGCGAAGGGATCGGCGACCGGGCGCATGGCGGTTAGGCGGCTCGGCGAGCTCCACAGCCGGAAGCGCATGAACATCACGAAGGATATGTATCCCGTTTGGGTTTTCTGCTTGATCCAGGCCCTCCGGGAAGTCGATCCCCAATTTACGCCCCTTCTGGAGACCCAATGGCGCGAGGCGCTTCAAAAGGGGATCGATCTGATGGTCGAGATGGAGTGA
- the mtgA gene encoding monofunctional biosynthetic peptidoglycan transglycosylase has translation MKILKTVALGILLIVIAVGAWLGWIVETLPDAQQIATYRPEQATEVLDRNGIVLTQLTEDEFRIWAPLAEISPNLQIAVIAAEDDTFFHHEGINYKAAWEALKEDLKKKRYARGGSTITQQLVKNVFLTKEKTITRKLKEFILARRVEEILPKRRILELYLNEVEWGPGVFGAEAASRYYFDRHASDLSVAEGATLAAMLVNPYRYDPARYRARLRHRQELILDLMRLDRLLTQEEYEQALAEPLVFRYEKITSLFPVSTESCPLRFLKAGLMDLGGGARLYQAGHKIRTTLDAGLQEYLQEQLSQLSDRYAVDRPPGRNDPPPGLLLVEEKNQIRAMVCVWGLEESTQAVELLKGLEPDSPREYRVVEPRRVAWRRLVSRS, from the coding sequence GTGAAAATTTTAAAGACCGTCGCCCTCGGGATTCTCCTGATCGTCATCGCCGTCGGCGCCTGGCTTGGCTGGATCGTTGAAACCCTTCCCGACGCCCAACAGATCGCGACCTACCGGCCGGAGCAGGCGACGGAGGTCCTGGACCGGAACGGCATCGTCCTGACCCAGCTGACCGAGGACGAATTCCGGATCTGGGCCCCGCTGGCCGAGATCTCCCCCAACCTCCAGATCGCCGTGATCGCGGCCGAGGACGACACCTTTTTTCATCACGAGGGCATCAATTACAAGGCGGCCTGGGAGGCGCTTAAAGAGGATCTGAAGAAAAAACGGTACGCGCGCGGCGGGAGCACGATCACCCAGCAGCTGGTCAAGAACGTCTTCCTGACCAAGGAGAAAACGATCACCCGGAAGCTCAAGGAGTTCATCCTGGCTCGGCGCGTCGAGGAGATTCTGCCCAAGCGGCGGATTCTTGAATTGTACCTGAACGAGGTCGAATGGGGCCCGGGGGTGTTCGGGGCGGAAGCGGCCTCGCGGTACTATTTCGACCGGCACGCCTCGGACCTCTCGGTCGCGGAGGGCGCGACGCTGGCCGCCATGCTCGTCAATCCTTACCGGTATGACCCCGCCCGCTATCGGGCCCGCCTCCGGCACCGCCAGGAGTTGATCCTCGATCTGATGCGGCTGGACCGGCTGCTGACGCAGGAGGAGTACGAGCAGGCCCTCGCGGAACCGCTGGTTTTCCGGTACGAGAAGATCACCTCCCTGTTTCCGGTCTCGACCGAATCCTGTCCTCTCCGCTTCCTCAAAGCCGGCCTGATGGATCTGGGCGGCGGCGCGCGGCTGTACCAGGCCGGCCACAAGATCCGGACGACGCTGGACGCTGGCCTGCAGGAGTATCTCCAGGAGCAGCTGTCCCAGCTCTCGGACCGCTACGCCGTCGACCGTCCGCCGGGCCGTAACGATCCGCCGCCCGGCCTGCTGTTGGTGGAAGAAAAAAATCAGATCCGCGCGATGGTCTGCGTCTGGGGGTTGGAAGAAAGCACGCAGGCGGTCGAGCTGCTGAAGGGGCTCGAGCCGGATTCGCCGCGGGAGTATCGGGTGGTGGAACCCCGCCGGGTCGCCTGGCGCCGTCTCGTCTCGCGGTCGTAA